A window of the Burkholderia sp. 9120 genome harbors these coding sequences:
- a CDS encoding DUF1254 domain-containing protein, whose product MSRSRIIAAVLLAIALTACQTSPSGDMAQSRAAPVTASTAEIRSIAKDAYLYGTPLVAVYSTMYAFSVDSTNPQYKGPFNSILNVARVFTPDDTAFVTPNSDTPYTFAGLDLRAEPVVITVPPMDRKRYFVFQLLDLYTFNFAYIGSRTTGNHGGTFLIAGPRWNGQTPNGITQVIRSETDLVNVVGRTQLFNPGDLDNVKQIQAGYKLQTLSAFTGTAPPPAAPAVQWIKPISPAAARTSLEFFNQLAFVLQFAPVNPDEAGLRSRFAQIGVVPGQRFDVNTLSAEQKAAFSAGMQDGQKAIDDRRASLGGKTDTLFGTREYLKNDYVTRATGTQVGIGANSREEALYPVLDKDASGQPLDGSQHRYVLRFPKGQLPPVNAFWSVTMYGLPDQLLVKNPLDRYLINSPMLPQLKKDRDGAVTIYIQSEAPANARKANWLPAPDGPFMITLRYYWPKQALLDGKWKTPVVKRVN is encoded by the coding sequence ATGTCAAGAAGTCGAATCATCGCCGCCGTGCTGCTCGCTATCGCACTGACCGCCTGCCAGACGTCGCCGAGCGGCGACATGGCCCAGTCCCGCGCCGCGCCCGTGACCGCCAGCACCGCCGAGATCCGCTCGATCGCCAAAGACGCGTATCTCTACGGCACGCCCCTGGTTGCTGTGTACAGCACGATGTATGCGTTTTCAGTAGACAGCACCAATCCGCAATACAAAGGTCCCTTCAATTCCATCCTGAACGTCGCACGCGTTTTCACACCCGACGACACCGCTTTCGTCACGCCCAACTCCGACACGCCCTATACGTTCGCCGGTCTCGATCTGCGTGCGGAACCGGTGGTTATCACGGTCCCGCCGATGGACCGGAAACGCTACTTCGTGTTCCAGTTGCTGGACCTGTACACCTTCAACTTCGCCTATATCGGCAGCCGCACCACCGGCAACCACGGCGGCACATTCCTGATAGCGGGTCCGCGCTGGAACGGTCAGACGCCGAACGGCATCACCCAGGTGATCCGCTCCGAGACCGATCTGGTGAACGTCGTGGGACGCACGCAACTGTTCAATCCCGGCGACCTCGACAACGTCAAGCAGATTCAGGCGGGCTACAAGCTGCAGACGCTCTCGGCGTTCACCGGCACCGCGCCACCGCCCGCCGCGCCGGCCGTGCAATGGATCAAGCCGATCTCGCCGGCCGCCGCGCGCACCTCGCTCGAGTTCTTCAACCAGCTCGCGTTCGTGTTGCAGTTCGCCCCCGTCAATCCGGACGAAGCCGGACTGCGCAGCCGCTTCGCACAGATCGGCGTGGTGCCGGGGCAGCGCTTCGACGTGAACACGCTGTCGGCGGAGCAGAAGGCGGCGTTTAGCGCCGGCATGCAGGACGGCCAGAAGGCGATCGACGACCGGCGCGCGTCGCTCGGCGGCAAAACGGACACCTTATTCGGCACGCGCGAGTATCTGAAGAACGACTATGTGACGCGCGCCACCGGCACGCAGGTCGGCATCGGCGCGAATTCGCGGGAAGAAGCGCTGTATCCGGTGCTCGACAAGGACGCGAGCGGCCAGCCGCTGGACGGCAGTCAGCATCGTTACGTGCTGCGCTTTCCCAAAGGGCAATTGCCGCCGGTGAACGCGTTCTGGTCGGTGACCATGTACGGATTGCCGGACCAGTTGCTGGTGAAAAATCCGCTCGACCGCTATCTGATCAACTCACCGATGCTGCCGCAACTCAAAAAGGATCGGGACGGCGCGGTGACGATTTATATCCAGTCCGAAGCGCCCGCCAACGCCCGCAAGGCGAACTGGCTGCCGGCGCCGGATGGGCCGTTCATGATCACCCTGCGCTATTACTGGCCGAAGCAGGCGCTGCTCGATGGCAAGTGGAAGACGCCCGTGGTCAAACGCGTGAACTAG
- the glgA gene encoding glycogen synthase GlgA — MSLNVLLVASEALPLAKSGGLGDMVSAYAAALRDAGVDVSILMPAYPEALERALDVAPVARMTGLPGGDARLLRARMPDTGVTVLLLQMDHLFAREGLYRDPQGRDYLDNLTRFASLAAAATRIARGVRNLKRPDIVHAHDWHAGLTPLYMRLAGVAAKSVFTIHNLAFQGNHPLAMGGWIGVPSDLLTPALSDERSIEFYGSLSMMKAGIVHADRVNTVSRRYAREILTSRFGHGMEGVLQAQAGKLSGIVNGIDTVAWNPATDSQIARPYSVDDTAGKQACKRELQQAFGLTRDPFAPLVAIGSRLTEQKLADVVVHALPTLLERHPRLQFAILGQGEPALELALQQLAAAWPGRVGVQIGYDERRAHMLHAGADMLLHGSRFEPCGLTQLYAMRYGTIPVASRVGGLADTIVDYVPLEAPDPREPRDVRLMHGEDSATGFLFDGEQVDDVVHALGRALTAFMQPASWHALQRNAMSRDSGWEASTENYLALYAEMVDARPALRETRVRKTPVRARAAGSSGATRQAARADEGFNAGVGEMARSA; from the coding sequence TCAGTGCCTACGCCGCCGCGCTGCGCGATGCCGGCGTGGATGTCTCGATTCTGATGCCCGCTTATCCCGAGGCGCTCGAACGCGCCCTCGACGTCGCGCCCGTCGCGCGCATGACCGGCCTGCCCGGCGGCGACGCCCGGCTGCTGCGCGCGCGTATGCCCGACACCGGCGTCACCGTGCTGCTGCTGCAAATGGATCACCTGTTCGCCCGCGAAGGGCTGTACCGCGATCCGCAAGGGCGCGACTACCTCGACAACCTGACGCGCTTCGCGTCGCTCGCCGCGGCGGCCACGCGTATCGCGCGCGGCGTGCGTAATCTGAAGCGCCCCGACATCGTGCACGCGCACGATTGGCATGCAGGCCTCACGCCGCTTTATATGCGGCTCGCGGGCGTCGCCGCGAAAAGCGTCTTCACGATTCACAACCTCGCGTTCCAGGGCAACCATCCGCTCGCGATGGGCGGCTGGATCGGCGTGCCGTCCGACTTGCTGACGCCCGCGCTGTCCGACGAACGCAGCATCGAGTTCTACGGCTCGCTGAGCATGATGAAAGCGGGCATCGTCCACGCCGACCGGGTCAACACCGTCAGCCGACGCTATGCGCGCGAGATTCTGACGTCCCGCTTCGGGCACGGCATGGAAGGCGTGTTGCAGGCGCAGGCGGGCAAGCTGTCCGGCATCGTCAACGGGATCGATACCGTTGCGTGGAATCCGGCGACCGATTCGCAGATTGCGCGCCCCTATTCCGTCGACGACACCGCCGGCAAGCAGGCCTGCAAGCGCGAGCTGCAACAGGCGTTCGGACTGACGCGTGACCCGTTCGCGCCGCTGGTCGCGATCGGCAGCCGGCTGACGGAACAGAAGCTTGCCGACGTCGTGGTGCACGCGCTGCCCACGCTGCTCGAACGGCATCCGCGTTTGCAATTCGCGATTCTCGGTCAGGGCGAGCCCGCGCTCGAACTGGCGCTGCAGCAACTGGCGGCAGCGTGGCCTGGGCGCGTGGGCGTGCAGATCGGTTATGACGAACGACGCGCGCATATGCTGCACGCAGGCGCGGACATGCTGCTGCATGGCAGCCGCTTCGAACCCTGCGGACTCACCCAGCTTTACGCGATGCGTTACGGCACGATTCCGGTGGCGTCGCGCGTGGGTGGGCTGGCGGATACGATCGTCGACTATGTGCCGCTCGAGGCGCCCGATCCGCGTGAGCCGCGTGACGTGCGGCTCATGCACGGTGAAGACAGCGCGACCGGCTTTCTGTTCGACGGCGAGCAGGTCGACGATGTCGTGCATGCGCTCGGACGGGCCTTGACCGCGTTCATGCAACCGGCGTCGTGGCACGCGTTGCAGCGCAATGCGATGAGCCGCGATTCGGGTTGGGAAGCGTCGACCGAGAACTATCTCGCGTTGTATGCGGAGATGGTCGATGCACGCCCGGCGCTGCGCGAGACGCGCGTTCGCAAGACACCGGTTCGGGCTCGCGCGGCGGGCTCCTCGGGTGCGACGCGCCAGGCTGCGCGTGCGGACGAGGGATTCAACGCGGGCGTCGGAGAGATGGCGCGCAGTGCATAA
- a CDS encoding VOC family protein — protein MPSPVLRVARPTNQLNQVADFYTRGLGFEVLARFADHEGFDGVVVGRRDCPWHIEFTHQHGVSVERAPTHEHLLVLYLPALDEWTAAVERLQAFGAMPCQAENPYWDRQGKTFEDPDGYRIVLQHAAWG, from the coding sequence ATGCCGTCACCCGTTCTCCGCGTCGCCCGTCCCACCAACCAGCTCAATCAGGTCGCCGATTTCTACACGCGTGGACTCGGCTTCGAGGTGCTGGCGCGTTTCGCCGATCACGAGGGTTTCGACGGCGTCGTCGTCGGACGGCGCGACTGTCCGTGGCACATCGAATTCACGCATCAGCACGGCGTCAGCGTCGAACGCGCGCCGACTCACGAACATCTTCTCGTGCTCTATCTGCCCGCCCTCGACGAGTGGACCGCCGCGGTCGAGCGGCTTCAGGCATTCGGCGCGATGCCGTGCCAGGCCGAAAATCCCTACTGGGATCGCCAAGGCAAAACCTTCGAAGATCCTGACGGTTATCGAATCGTCCTGCAGCATGCCGCCTGGGGCTGA